From a single Mobula birostris isolate sMobBir1 chromosome 13, sMobBir1.hap1, whole genome shotgun sequence genomic region:
- the LOC140207083 gene encoding NACHT, LRR and PYD domains-containing protein 12-like isoform X2: MATDLNSAISTFLSNCDDHQLLQLTRFYMERLEQAIEEGVEGLGLMLTGEDHFTGREYHSVTELAGKGNRAGASKLLLDLVMEKGSGAWRVMWESFVKLHHHLPKLSRILDEIRERGDAQFAYLNTERGLSEVPMHLKDVRQKHMETLQEQTETLRVNTILMREKVKIFQLVDRHAELMVISTVRDRTLVEHELLARGRDHEEWRDKHLRREREKVRVDQLFKRSFLQKLKSSFYGKKYGISAAVAGVPGIGKTTMVQKIVYDWATGKIYKQFHFVFSFKFRDLNSITCRINLKELILHQYPYFGNILRQVWKNPKRLLFIFDSLDEFKHRINFADSQGDTETQDTCTDPEFKCKVSDIVYSLIQHKLLPGCSVLVTTRPAVLHLLERAEISVWAEILGFVGDERKEYFIRHFEDQTVAAAVFKHVEENEILYTMSYNPSYCWILALALGPFFTQRVRVPQRVPKTITQLYSYYIYNILKNHGREIENPRDVLLRVGQMALRGVFEKKIVFTDGDLINYSLQPSQFLSGFLKELLEREDSARCVVYTFPHLTIQDFVAAVAQFLNPHPGDILKFLTKAHNSTDWRFEVFLRFVAGLSSPMTARGLEEFLGPFPHETTCRVIDWVKEEVKRRSGNTWSEAGKRSLLNTLHYLFESQNRALAQAALESVETLSFSGMTLTPIDCAILSHVIRLCDTIKHLNLAGCHIQCEGIQRLGPGLHKCQELRLGENDLGDSGVKLVSAALRNPECKIQKLELDEVGLTGSGAEDLVSTLSTNPSLTELDLSANELGDSGVKLVSAVLRNPECKIQKLGLGAVGLTGSGAEDLVSTLSTNPSLTELDLSANKLGDSGVKLVSVALRKSECKIQKLELYRVGLTDSGAEDLASALGTNRSLRELNLSVNELKDLGVKLVSAALRNPECKIQKLGLWGVGLTDSGVEDLVSALITNPSLKELDLVFNSLTDRSVPALRRLIVNLPSLERIRLDQNRFSETGRKELRPLQGVRPGLTVIL; this comes from the exons ATGGCTACAG ATCTGAACTCCGCAATCTCCACCTTCTTGTCAAATTGTGATGATCACCAACTGCTCCAGTTGACGAGATTCTACATGGAGCGACTGGAGCAGGCGATtgaagagggtgtggagggtctcggccttatGTTAACTGGCGAGGATCACTTCACCGGACGAGAGTATCAC AGCGTGACTGAGCTCGCAGGGAAGGGAAACCGAGCGGGTGCTTCCAAACTCCTCCTGGATCTAGTGATGGAGAAGGGCTCCGGGGCctggagggtgatgtgggaatcCTTCGTGAAACTACATCACCATTTACCGAAGCTGAGCAGAATATTGGATGAAATACGGGAACGTG GTGACGCCCAGTTCGCCTACCTGAACACAGAGCGGGGTTTATCTGAAGTGCCCATGCATCTGAAAG ATGTTCGACAGAAACATATGGAGACTCTGCAGGaacaaactgaaacactgagagtgaacacgatcctgatgagggagaaggtgaagattttccagctggttgatcgacaCGCTGAGCTCAtggtcatttctactgttcgagatcggacactggtggaacatgagctgctggcaagaggcagagaccacgaggagtggagagacAAACATCTCCGCAGAGAGCGGGAAAAAGTCCGGGTGGATCAGTTATTCAAGAGGAGTTTTCTTCAAAAATTGAAGAGTTCTTTTTATGGAAAAAAATATGGGATTtcggcagcagtggccggagtcccagggatcgggaaaacaacaatggtacaaaagattgtttatgactgggccacgggGAAAATATACAAACAATTCCattttgtcttcagtttcaaattccgagATTTAAACTCCATTACCTGCAGAATAAACCTGAAAGAACTGATTCTGCATCAGTATCCCTACTTTGGGAATATCCTGAGAcaggtctggaagaacccaaaGAGGCTGTTGTTTATATTCGATAGTTTGGATGAATTCAAGCACAGAATCAATTTTGCTGACAGTCAGGGAGACACAGAAACTCAGGACACATGCACAGATCCTGAATTCAAGTGCAAGGTGTcggacattgtgtacagtttaatccagcacaagctgctcccagggtgttcagtgctggtgaccacccgtCCCGCTGTGTTACATTTATTGGAAAGGGCAGAGATCagtgtctgggctgaaatcctgggatttgttggtgatgaacggaaggaatatttcatcaggcattttgaagatcagacggtggcggcagctgttttcaaacacgtggaggagaacgagatcctgtacaccatgagctacaacccctcctactgctggatcctcgctctggcactgggccccttcttcacacaaagagtcagggtcccgcagcgagttcccaagaccataACCCAATtatattcctactatatttacaacatcctgaaaaaccatggccgtgagattgagaacccccgtgatgtgttactcagggttggtcagatggccctCAGAGGAGTATTCgagaagaagattgtgtttacagatggagatttgatcaactacagtctgcagccttcccagttcctgtccggattcctgaaggagcttttggagagagaggattctgcccggtgtgtggtgtacacattcccacacctcaccatccaagactttgtagctgcagtcgcacagttcctgaatccacatccaggagatatcctgaaattcctcacaAAAGCCCACAACTCAACAGATTGGcgatttgaggtatttctccgttttgttgctggtctctcctccccaatgacagctcggggcctggaggagtttctgggtccatttcctcatgaaacaacctgccgggtgattgactgggtgaaggaggaggttaaacgccGGAGTGGAAACACATGGAGtgaagctggtaaaaggagcctcctgaacacattgcactacctgtttgagtctcagaatcgtgcattggctcaggccgcactggaatctgtggaaacactttcattcagtggaatgacactgaccccgattgactgcgcgatcctgtctcatgtcatcagactctgtgatacaataaaacacctcaatctggctggctgccacattcagtgtgaaggaatccagcggctgggacccgggctgcacaagtgccaggAGTTGAG acttggTGAGAATgacctgggagattcaggagtgaaactggtgtctgcggctctgaggaacccggagtgtaaaatacagaaactgga GTTGGATGAGGTCGGTCTCACAggttctggtgccgaggatctcgtctccactctcagtacaaacccatcactgacggagctggacCTGAGTGCTaatgaactgggagattcaggagtgaaactggtgtctgcagttctgaggaacccggagtgtaaaatacagaaactggg gctggggGCTGTCGGTCTCACAggttctggtgccgaggatctcgtctccactctcagtacaaacccatcactgacggagctggacCTGAGTgctaataaactgggagattcaggagtgaaactggtgtctgtgGCTCTGAGGAAAtcagagtgtaaaatacagaaactgga gctgtaccgtgtcggtctcacagattctggtgctgaGGATCTCGCCTCTGCTCTTGGTACAAACAGATCTCTGAGGGAGCTGAACCTGAGTGTTAATGAACTGAAAGATttaggagtgaaactggtgtctgcggctctgaggaatccggagtgtaaaatacagaaactggg gctgtggggtgtcggtctcacagattctggtgtcgaggatctcgtctccgctctcattacaaacccatcactgaaggagctggacctgGTATTCAACTCGCTGACAGACCGATCCGTCCCCGCCCTCCGCCGGCTCATAGTAAACCTCCCGAGTCTGGAGCGGATCCG GCTGGACCAGAATCGGTTCAGTGAGACCGGGAGGAAGGAACTGAGACCTCTGCAGGGAGTCAGACCCGGACTGACAGTGATCCtgtga
- the LOC140207083 gene encoding NACHT, LRR and PYD domains-containing protein 12-like isoform X1 → MNMQIVVDQVDIMVDTDIVIQSVCSCAVLFHVLCLFTDLNSAISTFLSNCDDHQLLQLTRFYMERLEQAIEEGVEGLGLMLTGEDHFTGREYHSVTELAGKGNRAGASKLLLDLVMEKGSGAWRVMWESFVKLHHHLPKLSRILDEIRERGDAQFAYLNTERGLSEVPMHLKDVRQKHMETLQEQTETLRVNTILMREKVKIFQLVDRHAELMVISTVRDRTLVEHELLARGRDHEEWRDKHLRREREKVRVDQLFKRSFLQKLKSSFYGKKYGISAAVAGVPGIGKTTMVQKIVYDWATGKIYKQFHFVFSFKFRDLNSITCRINLKELILHQYPYFGNILRQVWKNPKRLLFIFDSLDEFKHRINFADSQGDTETQDTCTDPEFKCKVSDIVYSLIQHKLLPGCSVLVTTRPAVLHLLERAEISVWAEILGFVGDERKEYFIRHFEDQTVAAAVFKHVEENEILYTMSYNPSYCWILALALGPFFTQRVRVPQRVPKTITQLYSYYIYNILKNHGREIENPRDVLLRVGQMALRGVFEKKIVFTDGDLINYSLQPSQFLSGFLKELLEREDSARCVVYTFPHLTIQDFVAAVAQFLNPHPGDILKFLTKAHNSTDWRFEVFLRFVAGLSSPMTARGLEEFLGPFPHETTCRVIDWVKEEVKRRSGNTWSEAGKRSLLNTLHYLFESQNRALAQAALESVETLSFSGMTLTPIDCAILSHVIRLCDTIKHLNLAGCHIQCEGIQRLGPGLHKCQELRLGENDLGDSGVKLVSAALRNPECKIQKLELDEVGLTGSGAEDLVSTLSTNPSLTELDLSANELGDSGVKLVSAVLRNPECKIQKLGLGAVGLTGSGAEDLVSTLSTNPSLTELDLSANKLGDSGVKLVSVALRKSECKIQKLELYRVGLTDSGAEDLASALGTNRSLRELNLSVNELKDLGVKLVSAALRNPECKIQKLGLWGVGLTDSGVEDLVSALITNPSLKELDLVFNSLTDRSVPALRRLIVNLPSLERIRLDQNRFSETGRKELRPLQGVRPGLTVIL, encoded by the exons ATGAACATGCAGATAGTAGTGGATCAAGTTGACATCATGGTCGACACAGACATAGTGATACAAAGtgtgtgttcctgtgctgtactgttccatgttctatgtctgTTCACAGATCTGAACTCCGCAATCTCCACCTTCTTGTCAAATTGTGATGATCACCAACTGCTCCAGTTGACGAGATTCTACATGGAGCGACTGGAGCAGGCGATtgaagagggtgtggagggtctcggccttatGTTAACTGGCGAGGATCACTTCACCGGACGAGAGTATCAC AGCGTGACTGAGCTCGCAGGGAAGGGAAACCGAGCGGGTGCTTCCAAACTCCTCCTGGATCTAGTGATGGAGAAGGGCTCCGGGGCctggagggtgatgtgggaatcCTTCGTGAAACTACATCACCATTTACCGAAGCTGAGCAGAATATTGGATGAAATACGGGAACGTG GTGACGCCCAGTTCGCCTACCTGAACACAGAGCGGGGTTTATCTGAAGTGCCCATGCATCTGAAAG ATGTTCGACAGAAACATATGGAGACTCTGCAGGaacaaactgaaacactgagagtgaacacgatcctgatgagggagaaggtgaagattttccagctggttgatcgacaCGCTGAGCTCAtggtcatttctactgttcgagatcggacactggtggaacatgagctgctggcaagaggcagagaccacgaggagtggagagacAAACATCTCCGCAGAGAGCGGGAAAAAGTCCGGGTGGATCAGTTATTCAAGAGGAGTTTTCTTCAAAAATTGAAGAGTTCTTTTTATGGAAAAAAATATGGGATTtcggcagcagtggccggagtcccagggatcgggaaaacaacaatggtacaaaagattgtttatgactgggccacgggGAAAATATACAAACAATTCCattttgtcttcagtttcaaattccgagATTTAAACTCCATTACCTGCAGAATAAACCTGAAAGAACTGATTCTGCATCAGTATCCCTACTTTGGGAATATCCTGAGAcaggtctggaagaacccaaaGAGGCTGTTGTTTATATTCGATAGTTTGGATGAATTCAAGCACAGAATCAATTTTGCTGACAGTCAGGGAGACACAGAAACTCAGGACACATGCACAGATCCTGAATTCAAGTGCAAGGTGTcggacattgtgtacagtttaatccagcacaagctgctcccagggtgttcagtgctggtgaccacccgtCCCGCTGTGTTACATTTATTGGAAAGGGCAGAGATCagtgtctgggctgaaatcctgggatttgttggtgatgaacggaaggaatatttcatcaggcattttgaagatcagacggtggcggcagctgttttcaaacacgtggaggagaacgagatcctgtacaccatgagctacaacccctcctactgctggatcctcgctctggcactgggccccttcttcacacaaagagtcagggtcccgcagcgagttcccaagaccataACCCAATtatattcctactatatttacaacatcctgaaaaaccatggccgtgagattgagaacccccgtgatgtgttactcagggttggtcagatggccctCAGAGGAGTATTCgagaagaagattgtgtttacagatggagatttgatcaactacagtctgcagccttcccagttcctgtccggattcctgaaggagcttttggagagagaggattctgcccggtgtgtggtgtacacattcccacacctcaccatccaagactttgtagctgcagtcgcacagttcctgaatccacatccaggagatatcctgaaattcctcacaAAAGCCCACAACTCAACAGATTGGcgatttgaggtatttctccgttttgttgctggtctctcctccccaatgacagctcggggcctggaggagtttctgggtccatttcctcatgaaacaacctgccgggtgattgactgggtgaaggaggaggttaaacgccGGAGTGGAAACACATGGAGtgaagctggtaaaaggagcctcctgaacacattgcactacctgtttgagtctcagaatcgtgcattggctcaggccgcactggaatctgtggaaacactttcattcagtggaatgacactgaccccgattgactgcgcgatcctgtctcatgtcatcagactctgtgatacaataaaacacctcaatctggctggctgccacattcagtgtgaaggaatccagcggctgggacccgggctgcacaagtgccaggAGTTGAG acttggTGAGAATgacctgggagattcaggagtgaaactggtgtctgcggctctgaggaacccggagtgtaaaatacagaaactgga GTTGGATGAGGTCGGTCTCACAggttctggtgccgaggatctcgtctccactctcagtacaaacccatcactgacggagctggacCTGAGTGCTaatgaactgggagattcaggagtgaaactggtgtctgcagttctgaggaacccggagtgtaaaatacagaaactggg gctggggGCTGTCGGTCTCACAggttctggtgccgaggatctcgtctccactctcagtacaaacccatcactgacggagctggacCTGAGTgctaataaactgggagattcaggagtgaaactggtgtctgtgGCTCTGAGGAAAtcagagtgtaaaatacagaaactgga gctgtaccgtgtcggtctcacagattctggtgctgaGGATCTCGCCTCTGCTCTTGGTACAAACAGATCTCTGAGGGAGCTGAACCTGAGTGTTAATGAACTGAAAGATttaggagtgaaactggtgtctgcggctctgaggaatccggagtgtaaaatacagaaactggg gctgtggggtgtcggtctcacagattctggtgtcgaggatctcgtctccgctctcattacaaacccatcactgaaggagctggacctgGTATTCAACTCGCTGACAGACCGATCCGTCCCCGCCCTCCGCCGGCTCATAGTAAACCTCCCGAGTCTGGAGCGGATCCG GCTGGACCAGAATCGGTTCAGTGAGACCGGGAGGAAGGAACTGAGACCTCTGCAGGGAGTCAGACCCGGACTGACAGTGATCCtgtga
- the LOC140207083 gene encoding NACHT, LRR and PYD domains-containing protein 12-like isoform X3: MHLKDVRQKHMETLQEQTETLRVNTILMREKVKIFQLVDRHAELMVISTVRDRTLVEHELLARGRDHEEWRDKHLRREREKVRVDQLFKRSFLQKLKSSFYGKKYGISAAVAGVPGIGKTTMVQKIVYDWATGKIYKQFHFVFSFKFRDLNSITCRINLKELILHQYPYFGNILRQVWKNPKRLLFIFDSLDEFKHRINFADSQGDTETQDTCTDPEFKCKVSDIVYSLIQHKLLPGCSVLVTTRPAVLHLLERAEISVWAEILGFVGDERKEYFIRHFEDQTVAAAVFKHVEENEILYTMSYNPSYCWILALALGPFFTQRVRVPQRVPKTITQLYSYYIYNILKNHGREIENPRDVLLRVGQMALRGVFEKKIVFTDGDLINYSLQPSQFLSGFLKELLEREDSARCVVYTFPHLTIQDFVAAVAQFLNPHPGDILKFLTKAHNSTDWRFEVFLRFVAGLSSPMTARGLEEFLGPFPHETTCRVIDWVKEEVKRRSGNTWSEAGKRSLLNTLHYLFESQNRALAQAALESVETLSFSGMTLTPIDCAILSHVIRLCDTIKHLNLAGCHIQCEGIQRLGPGLHKCQELRLGENDLGDSGVKLVSAALRNPECKIQKLELDEVGLTGSGAEDLVSTLSTNPSLTELDLSANELGDSGVKLVSAVLRNPECKIQKLGLGAVGLTGSGAEDLVSTLSTNPSLTELDLSANKLGDSGVKLVSVALRKSECKIQKLELYRVGLTDSGAEDLASALGTNRSLRELNLSVNELKDLGVKLVSAALRNPECKIQKLGLWGVGLTDSGVEDLVSALITNPSLKELDLVFNSLTDRSVPALRRLIVNLPSLERIRLDQNRFSETGRKELRPLQGVRPGLTVIL, encoded by the exons ATGCATCTGAAAG ATGTTCGACAGAAACATATGGAGACTCTGCAGGaacaaactgaaacactgagagtgaacacgatcctgatgagggagaaggtgaagattttccagctggttgatcgacaCGCTGAGCTCAtggtcatttctactgttcgagatcggacactggtggaacatgagctgctggcaagaggcagagaccacgaggagtggagagacAAACATCTCCGCAGAGAGCGGGAAAAAGTCCGGGTGGATCAGTTATTCAAGAGGAGTTTTCTTCAAAAATTGAAGAGTTCTTTTTATGGAAAAAAATATGGGATTtcggcagcagtggccggagtcccagggatcgggaaaacaacaatggtacaaaagattgtttatgactgggccacgggGAAAATATACAAACAATTCCattttgtcttcagtttcaaattccgagATTTAAACTCCATTACCTGCAGAATAAACCTGAAAGAACTGATTCTGCATCAGTATCCCTACTTTGGGAATATCCTGAGAcaggtctggaagaacccaaaGAGGCTGTTGTTTATATTCGATAGTTTGGATGAATTCAAGCACAGAATCAATTTTGCTGACAGTCAGGGAGACACAGAAACTCAGGACACATGCACAGATCCTGAATTCAAGTGCAAGGTGTcggacattgtgtacagtttaatccagcacaagctgctcccagggtgttcagtgctggtgaccacccgtCCCGCTGTGTTACATTTATTGGAAAGGGCAGAGATCagtgtctgggctgaaatcctgggatttgttggtgatgaacggaaggaatatttcatcaggcattttgaagatcagacggtggcggcagctgttttcaaacacgtggaggagaacgagatcctgtacaccatgagctacaacccctcctactgctggatcctcgctctggcactgggccccttcttcacacaaagagtcagggtcccgcagcgagttcccaagaccataACCCAATtatattcctactatatttacaacatcctgaaaaaccatggccgtgagattgagaacccccgtgatgtgttactcagggttggtcagatggccctCAGAGGAGTATTCgagaagaagattgtgtttacagatggagatttgatcaactacagtctgcagccttcccagttcctgtccggattcctgaaggagcttttggagagagaggattctgcccggtgtgtggtgtacacattcccacacctcaccatccaagactttgtagctgcagtcgcacagttcctgaatccacatccaggagatatcctgaaattcctcacaAAAGCCCACAACTCAACAGATTGGcgatttgaggtatttctccgttttgttgctggtctctcctccccaatgacagctcggggcctggaggagtttctgggtccatttcctcatgaaacaacctgccgggtgattgactgggtgaaggaggaggttaaacgccGGAGTGGAAACACATGGAGtgaagctggtaaaaggagcctcctgaacacattgcactacctgtttgagtctcagaatcgtgcattggctcaggccgcactggaatctgtggaaacactttcattcagtggaatgacactgaccccgattgactgcgcgatcctgtctcatgtcatcagactctgtgatacaataaaacacctcaatctggctggctgccacattcagtgtgaaggaatccagcggctgggacccgggctgcacaagtgccaggAGTTGAG acttggTGAGAATgacctgggagattcaggagtgaaactggtgtctgcggctctgaggaacccggagtgtaaaatacagaaactgga GTTGGATGAGGTCGGTCTCACAggttctggtgccgaggatctcgtctccactctcagtacaaacccatcactgacggagctggacCTGAGTGCTaatgaactgggagattcaggagtgaaactggtgtctgcagttctgaggaacccggagtgtaaaatacagaaactggg gctggggGCTGTCGGTCTCACAggttctggtgccgaggatctcgtctccactctcagtacaaacccatcactgacggagctggacCTGAGTgctaataaactgggagattcaggagtgaaactggtgtctgtgGCTCTGAGGAAAtcagagtgtaaaatacagaaactgga gctgtaccgtgtcggtctcacagattctggtgctgaGGATCTCGCCTCTGCTCTTGGTACAAACAGATCTCTGAGGGAGCTGAACCTGAGTGTTAATGAACTGAAAGATttaggagtgaaactggtgtctgcggctctgaggaatccggagtgtaaaatacagaaactggg gctgtggggtgtcggtctcacagattctggtgtcgaggatctcgtctccgctctcattacaaacccatcactgaaggagctggacctgGTATTCAACTCGCTGACAGACCGATCCGTCCCCGCCCTCCGCCGGCTCATAGTAAACCTCCCGAGTCTGGAGCGGATCCG GCTGGACCAGAATCGGTTCAGTGAGACCGGGAGGAAGGAACTGAGACCTCTGCAGGGAGTCAGACCCGGACTGACAGTGATCCtgtga